In Chloroflexota bacterium, one genomic interval encodes:
- a CDS encoding PHP domain-containing protein, producing the protein MAASEIWRADLHLHTHYSRDCAVSPRRLVEVARERGLSRIAVTDHNSIEGALEAQSIAPDFVIVGEEIKTDSGELLAYFIRERIPPGLSPEETIRRIREQGGVVGVSHPLDQLRREAMGRDVLARVLPLIDCVEVFNARVVLPGDNARAQALARERGLPGTAGSDAHSVYEVGRAYVELPPFAGPQDFLASLRQGRAVGRLSSPLVHLISTVNKLRRRGAR; encoded by the coding sequence GTGGCCGCAAGTGAGATTTGGCGCGCAGACCTCCACCTGCACACGCACTACTCGCGGGATTGCGCGGTCAGTCCGCGGCGACTGGTGGAGGTCGCCCGCGAGCGCGGCCTTTCGCGCATCGCCGTAACGGACCACAACAGCATAGAGGGCGCGTTGGAGGCGCAATCCATCGCGCCCGATTTCGTCATCGTCGGCGAGGAGATCAAGACCGACAGCGGCGAATTGCTGGCGTATTTCATCCGAGAGCGGATTCCCCCCGGCCTTTCGCCCGAGGAGACCATTCGCCGCATCCGCGAGCAGGGCGGCGTCGTTGGCGTGTCGCACCCGCTGGACCAACTGCGCCGTGAGGCGATGGGGCGCGACGTGCTGGCCCGCGTGCTGCCGCTGATAGATTGCGTGGAGGTTTTCAACGCGCGGGTCGTCCTGCCGGGGGACAATGCGCGGGCCCAGGCGCTGGCCCGCGAGCGCGGCCTGCCCGGGACAGCGGGAAGCGACGCGCATTCGGTATACGAGGTGGGGCGGGCCTATGTGGAACTGCCGCCCTTCGCGGGACCTCAAGACTTCCTTGCATCGCTGCGACAGGGCAGGGCGGTGGGGCGACTGTCTTCGCCGCTCGTGCATCTGATCAGCACCGTCAACAAACTGCGGAGACGGGGCGCGCGCTAG
- a CDS encoding metal-dependent transcriptional regulator, giving the protein MMSQNAEEYLEAIYKLIQDGSPAAIPALAERLGVSSVSANEMVRRLERDGLVAYAPYKGVTLTAEGEARALNVLRRHRLWERFLVDVLAMPWEEAHEAACGLEHVSSASLIDRLERFLGEPDTCPHGHVVPTAAGQVPRRGGLPLANLAPGDHAVVLQVPEEEPGVLTYLSELGLRPGTPVVVEEIAPFDGPLTLRVGEALLALGRNLASQILVDRK; this is encoded by the coding sequence ATGATGTCGCAAAACGCGGAGGAGTACCTGGAGGCCATCTACAAACTCATCCAGGACGGCTCGCCGGCGGCCATTCCCGCCCTGGCCGAGCGGCTGGGCGTCTCGTCCGTATCCGCCAACGAGATGGTGCGTCGCTTGGAGCGGGACGGTCTTGTGGCGTATGCCCCGTACAAGGGCGTAACCCTAACCGCCGAGGGCGAGGCGCGTGCCCTGAACGTCCTGCGTCGGCATCGCCTGTGGGAGCGGTTCCTCGTGGACGTGCTCGCCATGCCCTGGGAGGAGGCACACGAAGCGGCCTGCGGCCTGGAGCACGTGTCGTCCGCGAGTTTGATAGACCGCCTGGAGCGGTTTCTGGGCGAACCCGACACCTGCCCGCACGGGCATGTGGTGCCAACCGCTGCCGGCCAGGTCCCGCGCCGCGGCGGGCTCCCGCTGGCAAATCTGGCGCCGGGCGATCACGCCGTCGTCCTCCAGGTGCCCGAGGAGGAGCCTGGCGTGCTCACCTACCTGAGCGAACTGGGATTGCGGCCGGGGACGCCGGTCGTGGTGGAGGAAATTGCGCCGTTTGACGGCCCCCTGACCCTTCGCGTGGGCGAGGCCCTCCTGGCGCTTGGCAGAAACCTGGCCTCGCAAATTCTCGTAGACCGGAAGTGA
- a CDS encoding ferrous iron transport protein A gives MRTRNHTLAHDAALKSDQRITLSALPSGNTGTVAELQGGRGFTTRMAALGFTPGASVTMMQNFGRGPVIVLVRGTRIALGRGEAERVWITLNGDKSHEESR, from the coding sequence ATGCGTACAAGAAACCACACCCTTGCACACGACGCAGCCCTGAAGTCCGACCAACGCATCACGCTGAGCGCCTTGCCTTCCGGGAATACCGGCACCGTCGCCGAACTCCAGGGGGGGCGCGGGTTCACGACACGCATGGCCGCGCTCGGATTTACCCCTGGCGCTTCCGTTACCATGATGCAGAACTTCGGTCGCGGGCCGGTCATTGTGCTTGTTCGCGGCACCCGCATCGCGCTGGGCAGGGGCGAAGCGGAGCGCGTTTGGATCACGCTCAATGGAGACAAGTCGCATGAAGAATCCCGATGA
- a CDS encoding PrsW family intramembrane metalloprotease, which produces MAAEVTASILAAVAPTIVYVLIIWWCDRYEKEPILLLAAAFIWGAVPAILLSLGAEIALDAPLSAYSDLARDLASASLVAPIVEELAKAIALYLIYRLFRDEFDGVLDGVIYGALVGFGFAMTENFFYLMHEATSGGWESFGVLAALRTIVFGLNHAFYTAFTGAGLGYARNATNRLAKGAVPVLGLLVGMGFHAVHNLGATLSGETLAAIGISLIGDAGGVLIVIGILVLALRQERRWIAEELRPEIGILLTVDEYRIAQSPLRRLRAQGKAAASRNLAHGRKVAKFYRLLAELAFRLHRYRHGRASAKDLRAIPRLREQIAHLRSGMAS; this is translated from the coding sequence ATGGCCGCCGAAGTTACAGCAAGCATCCTGGCTGCCGTTGCCCCGACCATCGTGTACGTCCTCATCATCTGGTGGTGCGACCGGTACGAGAAGGAGCCGATTCTGCTGCTGGCGGCGGCCTTTATCTGGGGCGCGGTGCCGGCCATCTTGCTCTCCCTCGGCGCCGAGATCGCATTGGATGCGCCTCTGTCGGCCTACTCCGACCTGGCGCGCGACCTGGCTTCCGCGTCGCTTGTCGCGCCGATTGTGGAGGAACTCGCCAAGGCCATCGCCCTGTACCTCATCTACCGCCTCTTCCGCGACGAGTTTGACGGCGTGCTGGACGGGGTCATCTACGGCGCGCTCGTGGGGTTCGGCTTCGCCATGACCGAGAATTTCTTCTACCTGATGCACGAGGCGACCTCCGGGGGCTGGGAGAGTTTCGGCGTGCTGGCGGCGCTGCGCACCATCGTCTTCGGGCTGAATCACGCGTTCTACACCGCCTTCACGGGGGCGGGGCTTGGCTACGCCCGCAACGCGACCAATCGCCTGGCGAAGGGGGCCGTGCCCGTGCTGGGGCTGCTGGTGGGGATGGGCTTCCACGCGGTGCACAACCTGGGGGCCACCCTATCGGGCGAGACGCTGGCGGCCATCGGCATCAGCCTCATCGGGGACGCGGGTGGCGTGCTCATCGTGATCGGCATCCTCGTGCTGGCGCTGCGCCAGGAGCGCCGTTGGATCGCCGAGGAACTGCGCCCCGAAATCGGCATCCTGCTGACGGTGGACGAGTACCGCATTGCCCAGTCCCCCTTGCGGCGGCTACGGGCGCAGGGCAAGGCCGCGGCCTCCAGGAACCTGGCCCACGGCCGCAAGGTCGCCAAGTTCTACCGCCTGCTGGCCGAATTGGCCTTCCGCCTCCATCGCTACCGCCACGGGCGCGCCTCGGCCAAAGACCTGCGCGCCATTCCCCGCCTGCGCGAGCAAATCGCCCACCTCCGCTCTGGGATGGCCTCCTGA
- a CDS encoding MBL fold metallo-hydrolase, translated as MDIIWYGHACFRIKDRTATIITDPFDKSIGLSPTGLKGDIVTISHPHPGHSNAKAVRGNPFVVDGPGEYEVSGVFITGISSFHDARNGREYGKNTIFVFEMEGLRVCHLGDLGHIPSQSQVEAIGDINVLLVPVGGGASLKASQATEVVSLLEPSIVIPMHYRLSGLTMKLDPVGKFLKELGIASAEEQDALKVSASSLPEETQVVLLRPKLENGD; from the coding sequence ATGGACATCATCTGGTACGGGCACGCGTGCTTTCGCATCAAAGACCGCACGGCGACGATCATCACCGACCCGTTTGACAAGAGCATCGGCCTTTCGCCCACCGGCTTGAAGGGCGATATTGTTACCATCAGCCACCCGCACCCGGGGCATTCCAACGCGAAAGCCGTCAGGGGCAATCCGTTCGTCGTAGACGGGCCGGGCGAGTACGAAGTCAGCGGCGTCTTCATCACCGGCATCTCGTCGTTCCACGACGCCCGCAACGGACGGGAATACGGCAAGAACACCATTTTCGTCTTTGAGATGGAAGGGCTGCGGGTGTGCCATCTGGGGGATTTGGGGCACATTCCCAGCCAGAGCCAGGTGGAGGCCATCGGCGACATCAACGTCCTCCTCGTGCCTGTGGGCGGCGGGGCTTCGTTGAAGGCGTCCCAGGCGACCGAGGTGGTGAGCCTGCTGGAGCCGAGCATCGTGATCCCCATGCACTACCGCTTGAGCGGGCTGACCATGAAACTGGACCCGGTCGGCAAATTCCTGAAGGAGTTAGGCATCGCGTCGGCGGAGGAGCAGGACGCGCTGAAGGTTTCGGCCAGCAGCCTGCCCGAGGAGACGCAGGTCGTGCTCCTTCGGCCCAAGTTGGAGAACGGAGACTAG
- a CDS encoding DUF362 domain-containing protein: MSNSQFPGRGKVAVLRTTPETVLEDYRRLMQLAGFEQALPKDKETLLKINISWQQWYPACSTAPWQLEAVIRTLLDAGYRDLIAAHNRTVVVDAYVGERNNKHKLVVDRYGLRNVHLYEPQVEWIVYEPKTPMLVLDKVYPDGIKIPKMFIGKNIVHLPTVKTHVFTTITGAMKNAFGGLLSERRHWTHSVIHETVVDLLAIQQEIHTGIFAVMDGTFAGDGPGPRAMNVHEKNIILASADQVAIDAISAKLQGFDPMSLKFIRLAHERGLGVGDPREIEIVGDDISGENWHFVTGETFASRGQKMIYHGPLKPFENLLLRSPIVPWSYIASRAYYDGLWYPLVGHKRVQEALKTPWGRLFERYGDVPAVTDPLYDPKKAGLGLAGLAAVLAGLAIWRKRGRK, from the coding sequence ATGAGCAACTCGCAATTTCCTGGCCGCGGCAAAGTGGCCGTTTTACGCACCACTCCCGAGACCGTCCTGGAAGACTACCGCCGCCTGATGCAACTGGCGGGGTTTGAGCAGGCCCTCCCGAAGGACAAAGAGACCCTGCTCAAAATCAACATCTCCTGGCAGCAGTGGTATCCCGCCTGCTCCACCGCGCCCTGGCAATTGGAAGCCGTCATCCGCACGCTGCTGGACGCCGGCTATCGCGACCTCATCGCCGCGCACAACCGCACGGTGGTGGTGGACGCCTACGTGGGCGAGCGCAACAACAAGCACAAACTCGTGGTGGACCGCTACGGCCTGCGCAACGTCCACCTGTACGAGCCCCAGGTGGAGTGGATCGTGTACGAGCCGAAGACCCCCATGCTGGTGCTGGACAAGGTGTATCCCGACGGCATCAAGATTCCCAAGATGTTCATTGGGAAGAACATCGTCCACCTGCCCACCGTCAAGACCCACGTGTTCACCACCATCACGGGGGCCATGAAGAACGCCTTTGGCGGGCTGCTGTCGGAGCGCCGCCACTGGACCCACAGCGTTATCCACGAGACCGTCGTGGACCTCCTGGCCATCCAGCAGGAGATTCACACCGGCATCTTCGCCGTGATGGACGGCACGTTCGCCGGCGATGGCCCTGGGCCGCGCGCCATGAACGTCCACGAAAAGAACATCATCCTGGCCTCGGCGGATCAGGTCGCCATTGACGCCATATCCGCCAAGTTGCAGGGGTTTGACCCCATGTCGCTGAAGTTCATCCGCCTGGCCCACGAGCGCGGCCTGGGCGTGGGCGACCCGCGCGAGATAGAGATCGTCGGCGACGACATCTCGGGCGAGAACTGGCATTTCGTTACGGGCGAGACCTTCGCCAGCCGCGGCCAGAAGATGATCTACCACGGCCCCCTGAAGCCGTTTGAGAACCTGCTGCTGCGCAGCCCCATCGTGCCCTGGTCCTACATCGCCTCGCGGGCCTACTACGACGGGCTTTGGTACCCTCTGGTGGGGCACAAGCGGGTCCAGGAGGCGCTCAAGACGCCGTGGGGGCGGCTGTTTGAGCGGTACGGCGACGTCCCTGCGGTAACCGATCCGCTCTACGATCCCAAGAAGGCCGGCCTGGGACTCGCGGGGCTTGCCGCTGTGTTGGCGGGGCTGGCCATTTGGAGGAAGCGTGGCCGCAAGTGA